GCTGCTCCACAGACTCCACCCTCCTTTCCACCCACTCTCATAAGCAAGGCACCGAATCGGCACACAAGATACTCACATTTCTGACGGCAGGCCGTCATGAATGCCACCATCAAACGTTCAGAATTCAACAGCGGGCCATTCCCgaagaaaacataaataaacgTGCTGTGGTGAGCCTTAAGAAATTCAGGACATGCCGAGAGGACGTAGTAATATTGTGGCAATTCGCCCATATCTGTGAATATACGATACAGTAGGTCGCGACGTCCGCTGCACAGTGACCGCAGGGAGGCGATACTGCAATGAGAAAGTGCCTCCCATAACGCTTGTTGTGTCGcgtccttttcctttgaagCCTCTTTGTTCGCTAGCTCCCCATCGATTGCACCGCAGCTACTTGTCCTACCTTTCGATAAGGTCCCGAGGCGCCGGCGGGTCAGGGACGgtgttgaggaggaggatggtAGGGAGCAACGAGGCATCGTACCCGCGGTAGAGACTGACTTCTGCAATGCGTCCAACTCCCTAGAAAGCCTCCCGGAGAGCAGCTGCCCCAGAGTCGGTAGAGCCGCAGTTGGAGAAGGAGCTACGTACCATTTGACATCGGTAGCTTCGTGGAGACGTGGAGAAAGTACCTCATCCCAATTTAACCTTACCAGTTTACCCTCCATAACGTAGAGAAAGTTGGCGTTCGATTCCATCCCCCAGAGCTCACTCACCTGTGTTTCCCTAATTGTTCTTGCGTCGACCTGTGACAGACATTTCAATATTCTACCGCGTAAACTTGAGGGGCATATGGCCTTCCCCAAAACATCTGCGATAATTAGTTGCAGACAATTGGCTAACGACTGACATGGACAAGAGAATGCAATCCCAATGAGACAACAGAACGCCATCTCCGCCTCGTGGAGACTTCCAGCATAGGACCTTTCACCACGTACAGCGTCTCCGGTGTGGTAATCACCACTCATAAGACTTGTGCCGTCTTCACTACTATAAGCCAGAGGAAAGGAGCGAGATACACTCTCCACAGTAGGTTTACGAATTTTACACTGCTGCGCAAGCCGTCCGTCATCGTCACACGCAGACACGTCGATGCCGCTAGAAGAAGAATGGTGGCCAACCCCGCTATGGCTACCCCTCGACACTGCTTGGCAACCCTTTAACCCGTTCTCCGCGCCCCGCAGCAACATACATGCTCTTTGCAGGTAGCGAGAAGTGCACTTAATCAACCCAGCCGGCACGCAGCCAACGTCACACTCAGCTACTAATGCACTCAATTGTTTTGCCATATCGTCAGCGAAGCCAAGAGTTGCAGGCTGAGCTCCAGACGGGCCCAGCGCATCGCACTGCACCGCGTCTTCAGAAGGTACACGAAAGAGCACCCTCAACGAATGGTTTTGGTGGGCACTTTGTTCTGATTGTGCCGCATGCTGCTGGACTTTACGCTCCAGCGCGTAGGTGTCACCAATATGTCCCAAAACAGAAGTTATGAGCTCTGCAAAAGACGGACATGCCAAGTGGTTGTCTGCTTCCGAGCTATCCTGTCCCTCTGGAAGCATCGTGTTGGGCTGCATGTTACTACGCAGTAGAGCAAGGTGTAAGCAGGTCAACTATACAAAGTAACTATTTCTATTGATGCACAACAAGGGAGAAGGCAAAAACGCacgaaaaacaaagtgaagaCGCAAAAGAGAAATCAAAGAGACAGAAGACCACCACCAAAGAAAACCATAACGAAAGtgaaatcaaaaaagaaacaaaatgcaCATCAACACAAATCAAAAATGTCCTACGGATGACTCCAAGTTTAACTGGATATCATAGGTGCATCAACGATGCGGAAAGGTCGAGCTGCAGCGCCTTAAACTTGAGGGTAAATCCACAATGTAGTTACGACCACCGCCTCCCTCCATATATTCTCCCCATTTTTTATTCTGTTCCTGCCTGCAAATACAGAGATAAgcaattttttccccttttaacattaaaaaaaaatctatatCATCTGCACATTTACCCACGTCACAAAATGACAcagtttctttcatttattttttctctttttttctttcttacatCACTTCCTCCAGCACCATCGCAGCACTCAATCGAAACCACTGACGGTACGCCAGTCCTCGCAACGAGACGGCGGAAACTGGGGTACCCCCTCAACACTTTTGAGTGCTAATAGATGAAGGAGAATGGAGAGGGGATTATACAcagtaaagcaaaaaaaaacaagaaggaaataatagaCGGATACggagtgaagaaaaggcaaattTTGATCGCTTTCGCACTTCCCCATTTTCTTAGATCCTTCCATTGTGTGTAACACACGTTACCAACAGGGCTTTCACCACGagttgaaaacaaaacggtaaGAAAAGACATGAAAAAACGGGGAAAACGCACATTAACTCTGCATCAGGCATGGTTGGCACACGCACTCGTTCAAATAGTTACGAGCGGGTTTCAAGGGGCACCTTACacgcacatacaaacacaaagtGTGGAAATAACATTTACGCAGCCTCCTTTAGACACTTAGGGTCCCAACCAACGGCAAACCAGGGATGGGAAATGATAGCCTCAAGGGTGATACGGTTTTGGGGGTCCACAGTCAACATGCGCTTGACTAAATCCCTTACAGCCTCAGACACCTGCCGCAGCATAGCGTACTCACCGCGCTTGACTTTCTCAAGAAGGGATTTCTGGTTACGATCCTCAAAGGGGAGTTTTCCAGCGAGCATGACGTAAAGAATGACACCGCAACTCCAAATGTCAGCACAGAGACCGTTGTAGCCGCGCTCCATGAGGACCTCAGGTGCCACATAGTTGGGAGTGCCACACACTGTTTTAAGCAAGATGTCCTGCTGCCGGTTTCCGAGACCAAAATCACTAATTTTCAGCACTCCGACAGCATCAAGCAGAAGATTTTCGGGCTTCAAGTCACGGTGAGCGAACCCCTTGCCGTGGCAGTGGTGAACGCCAGCGATGAGCTGTTGGAAGTAGCGTCGTGCAGTCGGTTCGTCAAAGCGTTTCGCAGCAACGATTTTGTCAAACAGCTCACCGCCCGATACGAACTCTAACACCAGGCAGTAGTGAGTTGGCGTTTCCTTGAAATCATGAAATGCAATTATATTTTCATGCTTAAATACGCGCATGGCCTCTACTTCCCGCATCAATTGcccttccatttcttcctttcgcaGTTTAGCCTTGTCTATGATCTTAACTGCCCACCTCCGTCGTTGCTCATCCGTTGCCAAGCGGACGGTGGAGAAGGTACCAGATCCAAGTTTTTGGGAAACCGTGTACGGTGGAAGAACAAAATTTTCCATATTACCTCTTTATAATGTCTATATCTTATTCTTGTTCGGCTTTGACCATGCGAAACAAGTCGAATTGCAGCCTGCAAGTGCGAGCtaggagaaaggaaagaaaggatgAAGAAAGAGTACCCAAATGTTTTTCTAAATTACCACCACACTCCCTCAGCGACCAAACTTCACTATCAGCCGTTGCACGTGGAAGACACGGGCGAGACGCTATTGCTAATCACATTCCGAAGCGCAACAttaggaaaaaggaaacgtaaaaaaaaaaggacaaataggaagagacaaaagaaagtgagaaaacggaaaaaaagaagcggaagGTGCTCGTGGCACGCACCGAACAAAGTTTTCCGCAGAGAGACCTTTTTGAGAGCAGGAAGTTAATGCTTCGTCCCTAAGTATAGGTTTCAATACGCACCGTATTCGATGACATCATTTACTCCTTCTTCCCTTCGTCTCCCCTTCTCTGAAAACGGAACTAGAAAGGTAAGAGGAAAAACGATTAAGACCCCTTATTGAACGGTTGCCCCGTAGAATTGTCGCCACAGGCGGTGGGGGAGGGTAGAAACATACCGTACAATCAAACAAGAAAGGGCAAAACGacttgcaaaaaaaaaaaaaaagacataaCTAATCACTTAAGTTAACGATCGCTGAGATGTCCgaagggaagtgaaacgAGCGGACGGATATAACAACACCAACTAGCCACCAGGAATCAGCAGTTCGGGACTCTCTTTAAcccccctccttcctcttttaacgagcaaacgcacacacatgtataaatacatacatacacatgtatatatacatgttgCGCCTTCACTGGAGGTTCCCAGTCCcgcaaagaacaaaaaaacaagaaatattgCGCACGCTACTCTTATTAGCCActcctttctcttccccAGAACACATATACTcgacttctttccttctccgctCGCCACTTAGCTCCACAGTTTTCGTTCTTCCTTCCTCAGAAAATTTTTCATATTCTCCCAGTAGACACCTGCCACACCGTCCCCTGGGGTATCGCAATGGCAAAAGGGTGGCACAACGAAGATGATAGAAAGTGGAAACTTGGCTCTGGCAACAGAGAAACATATAACAAAGATAACAATGATAGAGAGTCGAGTCCCTGCACCTCTTCAAAACTCATAAACTAATCCCACAAACTTTTTCGGTGAAATCAACCGGTTTCACCACTTTCAGCCCACAAACAACCGtatgcacaaacacaacatatatatatatatatatatttatttatttatttatttatttatttatttaaaagcAGTAATACACACAACACAGAATAACTCCCAGAATAATCGGGAAGAAAGAGTACCATCACGCCGACTCGTTCAGACACTTAGGGTCCCAATCAACGACAAACCAGGGATGGGAAATGATAGCCTCAAGGGTGATACGCTTCTTAGGATTTACGACAAGCATGCGCGCGATTAAGTCCTTTGCTGCGTCTGACACGTGCCGGACCATGCTGTACTCGCCACGCTCGATCCGTGCAAGAAGATGTCTCATGCTCCGATCCTCAAAAGGAAGTCGTCCAGCGAGCATGACGTAAAGAATGACACCGCAACTCCAAATGTCAGCACAGAGACCGTTGTAGCCGCGCTCCATGAGGACCTCAGGTGCCACATAGTTGGGAGTGCCACACACTGTTTTTAGCAAGATGTCCTGCTGCCGGTTTCCGAGACCAAAATCACTAATTTTCAGCACTCCGACAGCATCAAGCAGAAGATTTTCGGGCTTCAAGTCACGGTGAGCGAACCCCTTGCCGTGGCAGTGGTGAACGCCAGCGATGAGCTGTTGGAAGTAGCGTCGTGCAGTCGGTTCGTCAAAGCGTTTCGCAGCAACGATTTTGTCAAACAGCTCACCGCCCGATACGAACTCTAACACAAGATAGTAATGGTTCGCTGATTCGAGCACGTCGTGAAGATCAATAACATTCCTATGTTTAATGGATCGCATTATAGCAACTTCACGAAGCATTTGATCCtccatcttttccttccggAGTCGAGTTTTGTCTATGATCTTAACGGCAAATTTCTTACCACCTTCATCTGTTGCCAACCTTACCGTTGAGAAGTTTCCGAACCCGAGTTTTTCCCCCAAACAATACGGCCCCAGCCGCACAGGAGGTGTCATGGCAGTGAAGCCCTCTGTTACACCGGTGTTCACCCTCACTTGATAACGAGTCCTCAGGCAAACAAGACCGTCTTCTCCTTCCCTATAGTGCTACAAAGATAGATAcagaaatatatttatttgtatcaGCGCTTAAGCCTCCCTTAAACCTCAGCTACGAGTATAAACCCTTTTTCGGCCTGTCTGTTGCCTTCGCCGGTTTTGCTTTTGGCTGTACACGTACGTACTTCTGTTGCCTACAGTGTCTGGTGCGAGGTGGTGCACAGGGGTGTAGAGAATAAGGGGGGCGAGTTGCATGTAGTCGATAGATGAAACACAACTGATAAGCCTGTAGTGAGGGCAGATAGAAGAGCAGATACGAGAAAACGTCCCGCGGCTtgacctttaaaaaaaacacaaaaaagtatGCAAACACTTTGGTGCACAACGCCAGCGGCTCCTGTCGCTTGCAGAGCAGGAAATGGAACAAGAGCcagaagtagaaaaaaaaacgtttggATAAGAAAGCACAACAGAAATGAACAAAGAGAGCACTTATGAGTCGGGCGGGAtcaggaggagaaaaatgcAGGAGCAACTAAGCCGGCAACggtagagaaagaaaaagagaagggtcgaaccaaagaaaaaatattcctCCCTACAGCTGGGGCCTCAGCAGACCTCTAaacacctttttttcctctagGTTGTGAAGCCGCACCGCGGTATCTTTTCTCTCATACTGTATCCCTCGTTTACCCTAACCCTTTAGTCTGAATCACCCAGccttaaaaaagaaaaacacacacacacaaattgAGGCTTCTCTCCGACATAACAACACGCCTACCTCCCATGGGTCAATTGAATTTACGCACCACACGCCTTAGTAGATACGCTGCGACTTCCCCATCGTCGACTTGATGTACGCGGATTTCAGATTCTGCCAgttcttcttcaacaaaGACACAAGGAAGTTGATCGCCATAACAACATTCTGGCGTACCTGATCCTCCGTCATATCGACATGGCCGACGCATGTTCCAAGGCAGAGCACCTTCTTGAGCTGAAACTTCACTGTGGACTGAAGCTCGAGCACCTTGTCCGGCAGGCTCTCATTCTGCGCACACACCGTAGGGAACTTACCTACACGATGCATGTGAGGGCCGACAAGACGCGGGACTGTCTTAATGATAGACTCCGAACACAAGAAGGCATCGTACTGGTTACACATCTTTTTCACCAGcttcttgttcttgttcAGTTTCTTCAGTTCCTCCTGGTTCATGGTCGGGACGTCATTCTTCTTGGCGATGTCCTCGTGCACGAGGTCACAGAGAAGGCAGACAGTCATACGGGGGCGGCACACGTGCGGGAGGCGCACAGAACCAGAGAAACGCTTGTCCTTTTGGGGGTCGTAGTTCTTCAGGTTTACTTGCAAATCAATGCTCTCCTTGAACTTACGCTCCTTGCGATCTTTCAACACAttttgaatagcctcagaaagCAGTGCTGGAGGGATCTTAGACATCGCTCAAATGTTACCTGAATGAGTtaaaatatttgtgtgttggtgtgtAGATTCGCTCGCACGGGTAATTGCGACTTAAGGACGGGAAACTGAACTCGGCTCCTCGTTCTCGCGTGGCTTTCTTCCTTAGAGCGTAACTTCTATTATGGCTGTTGTTTGCTAATCGTGGCACCTCCCATACGTTTTTTGAGGTTGGTGAGCAAATAGACGAAAGGGTAGAGGAACCGAATGAATAGAAATGAATGGCACGACATGCTATGCCGCTGGTACCAAAAAGTAGTGACGAAGCGAATCTTTGCATGAACACAAACAGAATGCATGATCCCTCAACCTtcctagaaaaaaaaaatattgtgCGAGTGAAAGATAATGCGGTCTTTACCCGAACCCCGTCCGCCCTACAGAGTTTGGCAGACAAATTCCTGCGCTTCCAAATTTCTCCCTTTGCCGcaattatgaaaaaaaaatgtagttACCGTTAGAGATGCGAAATCGAAACACCAAGAAACAGACGTGTcgtcaacaacaaatgaagtGGATGATTATGAAGTCCTTCAACATGGGAAGCGTGTATGCTCCCACCCCCGATACCTGACTTCCGCCAGGAATGGGTTGCACTAGTACTGCGGCTGGTTTTGCGCGTCCATTAGCTTATCAACTAGCTGCTCAACAGTTGGTGTCACCGGGCGCTCTCCCCACAAGCGCTCCAGGTCCGCGCTCATGAGCTCCTTTTTACTTAGCAGCTCGCCCACAACGATCTCAACTTTTTCGGTATTATTTTTGATTATGTCCACCGCCATCTGGTATGAGAGGGACACAAGTTTCATGGCCTCCTTTTCTGCCAGATGCTGCGCTTTATTGGAGTAGTTCACAAACATGCGACCAGCTTGGGTTGACTCCGGATGATATGCAAGTAACCCGGCGTCAGCGTCCATACCGAAGGCCATCATTTGCTTCAATGCAAGGTCAGTGGCACGCTGAAGATCATCCATTGCACCGGCGGAAGGATTTCCCAGCAGCGCTTCCTCCGCAGCTCGACCACCCAAC
This region of Trypanosoma brucei gambiense DAL972 chromosome 10, complete sequence genomic DNA includes:
- a CDS encoding protein kinase, putative, whose product is MENFVLPPYTVSQKLGSGTFSTVRLATDEQRRRWAVKIIDKAKLRKEEMEGQLMREVEAMRVFKHENIIAFHDFKETPTHYCLVLEFVSGGELFDKIVAAKRFDEPTARRYFQQLIAGVHHCHGKGFAHRDLKPENLLLDAVGVLKISDFGLGNRQQDILLKTVCGTPNYVAPEVLMERGYNGLCADIWSCGVILYVMLAGKLPFEDRNQKSLLEKVKRGEYAMLRQVSEAVRDLVKRMLTVDPQNRITLEAIISHPWFAVGWDPKCLKEAA
- a CDS encoding 60S ribosomal protein L10a, putative, whose product is MSKIPPALLSEAIQNVLKDRKERKFKESIDLQVNLKNYDPQKDKRFSGSVRLPHVCRPRMTVCLLCDLVHEDIAKKNDVPTMNQEELKKLNKNKKLVKKMCNQYDAFLCSESIIKTVPRLVGPHMHRVGKFPTVCAQNESLPDKVLELQSTVKFQLKKVLCLGTCVGHVDMTEDQVRQNVVMAINFLVSLLKKNWQNLKSAYIKSTMGKSQRIY
- a CDS encoding serine/threonine kinase, putative; translated protein: MTPPVRLGPYCLGEKLGFGNFSTVRLATDEGGKKFAVKIIDKTRLRKEKMEDQMLREVAIMRSIKHRNVIDLHDVLESANHYYLVLEFVSGGELFDKIVAAKRFDEPTARRYFQQLIAGVHHCHGKGFAHRDLKPENLLLDAVGVLKISDFGLGNRQQDILLKTVCGTPNYVAPEVLMERGYNGLCADIWSCGVILYVMLAGRLPFEDRSMRHLLARIERGEYSMVRHVSDAAKDLIARMLVVNPKKRITLEAIISHPWFVVDWDPKCLNESA